The genomic DNA GCTTTATCTCTTCCTGAGCCTGAGAGACGCCGATGTCATCCGACGACCGGTTCTACGTCTACGTGATGTCGAACGTCAGCCGCACGCTGTACATCGGCGTGACGAACGACCTCGTCCGCCGCGTGTGGCAGCACAAGCAGAAGGAGATTCCCGGCTTCACGGCCAGGTACAACGTGACGAAGCTCGTCTACTTCGAGGAAGCCGCGCACCCTCAGGTTGCGATCGCGCGCGAAAAGGAGCTGAAGGGATGGCGCCGCTCGCGGAAGATCGAGCTCATCTCGGAAGCGAATCCC from Longimicrobium sp. includes the following:
- a CDS encoding GIY-YIG nuclease family protein — encoded protein: MSSDDRFYVYVMSNVSRTLYIGVTNDLVRRVWQHKQKEIPGFTARYNVTKLVYFEEAAHPQVAIAREKELKGWRRSRKIELISEANPTWRDLSDDEGFFNPIR